Proteins encoded together in one Carya illinoinensis cultivar Pawnee chromosome 3, C.illinoinensisPawnee_v1, whole genome shotgun sequence window:
- the LOC122305164 gene encoding serine/threonine-protein kinase PBL35-like isoform X2, which translates to MEKKCGCWAVLRRGVRGACKPSASKDSANTIPRTSLVYDAATETRYLNASNRELCPPGEAQLSSENPVPPSAESKTPCQLLQFSFQELKAATGNFRPDSILGEGGFGYVFKGWIEENGTAPAKPGSGITVAVKSLKPDGLQGHREWVAEVDFLGQLHHPNLVKLIGYCIEDDQRLLVYEFMTRGSLENHLFRRTIPLQWSSRIKIALGAARGLAFLHNGPEPVIYRDFKTSNILLDSEYNAKLSDFGLAKAGPQGDKTHVSTRVVGTYGYAAPEYVMTGHLTSKSDVYSFGVVLLEILTGRRSMDKKRPSGEQNLVVWARPHLADKRKLHQIVDPRLEMNYSLKGVQKVSQLAFNCLSKDSKSRPTMDEVVKVLTPLQDLSDLAINHSRLSQQGRRKKKDGTPQLTYNQSKNIRDSPLNIGKQHCR; encoded by the exons ATGGAGAAAAAGTGCGGGTGCTGGGCTGTGTTGAGACGCGGCGTTAGAGGTGCCTGCAAGCCCTCTGCTTCTAAAGACTCTGCTAATACAATCCCTCGTACTAGTCTAGTTTATGATGCAG CTACTGAAACACGTTATCTAAATGCCAGCAACAGAGAACTCTGTCCTCCAGGTGAAGCTCAGCTATCTTCAGAGAATCCAGTTCCGCCATCAGCAGAAAGCAAAACTCCTTGCCAGCTGCTTCAGTTTTCATTTCAGGAACTAAAAGCTGCAACGGGGAACTTCAGACCTGATAGTATACTTGGGGAGGGTGGATTTGGATACGTGTTCAAAGGATGGATTGAGGAAAATGGGACAGCACCAGCGAAGCCTGGGTCAGGAATTACAGTTGCAGTCAAAAGCTTGAAGCCAGACGGTCTTCAGGGCCATAGAGAATGGGTG GCTGAGGTCGACTTCCTTGGGCAGCTCCACCATCCTAATCTTGTTAAACTTATTGGGTACTGCATTGAAGATGATCAACGGCTGCttgtttatgaatttatgaCCCGTGGAAGTCTTGAAAACCATCTTTTTAGAA GGACCATACCTCTTCAATGGTCCAGTAGGATTAAGATTGCACTTGGCGCAGCAAGAGGACTGGCGTTCCTCCATAATGGTCCTGAACCAGTAATATATAGAGACTTCAAGACATCCAATATTTTGCTTGATTCG GAGTATAATGCAAAGCTTTCAGATTTTGGTCTAGCCAAAGCTGGGCCTCAAGGAGACAAAACACATGTTTCTACCAGGGTTGTTGGAACTTATGGCTATGCAGCTCCAGAGTATGTAATGACAG GACACTTGACATCTAAGAGTGACGTTTACAGTTTTGGTGTCGTGCTACTCGAGATTTTAACGGGCAGAAGATCAATGGACAAGAAACGCCCTAGTGGAGAGCAAAATCTCGTTGTATGGGCTCGGCCACATCTAGCTGACAAGCGAAAGCTTCATCAAATAGTGGATCCTCGCTTGGAAATGAATTACTCTCTTAAAGGGGTGCAAAAAGTCTCTCAGTTAGCTTTCAACTGCCTCAGTAAGGACTCAAAATCCCGCCCTACAATGGATGAAGTTGTTAAAGTTCTGACTCCATTGCAGGATCTTAGCGATCTTGCTATCAACCATTCTCGTCTATCCCAACAAGGGAGACGCAAGAAAAAAGATGGAACCCCACAGCTCACCTACAACCAATCCAAGAACATCAGAGACTCTCCACTGAACATTGGCAAGCAGCATTGTAGATGA
- the LOC122305166 gene encoding uncharacterized protein LOC122305166, with protein sequence MSAIVCGKRSSIFEDSLSLAANPPVSKRIRCSSSSPVRFSPPRQNNSSFPSPSSNHSPPHLIEHLKAIFPYMDHKLLEKALGECGDNLDSAIRSLNELHIGSTDNNLDSAPAKFDVTPEANVQSRGAEIADGEVGGSEELLAPQDPPMDGADWVELFVREMMSSSNVDDARARTSRVLEVLERSIRARSSASAEAAQTFHQENMILKEQVQALIQENTILKRAVSIQHDRQKENEERSQELLHLKQVVSQYQEQLRTLEVNNYALTMHLKQSQQSNSIPGRFHPDVF encoded by the exons ATGTCTGCCATAGTGTGCGGGAAGAGATCCTCCATTTTCGAAGACAGTTTGAGTCTCGCGGCTAACCCACCCGTCTCCAAGAGAATCCGCTGCTCCTCTTCCTCGCCAGTTCGCTTCTCCCCACCCAGGCAAAACAACTCTTCCTTTCCTTCCCCCTCCTCCAATCACTCCCCGCCGCACTTGATcgaacatctcaaggccattttTCCTTACATGGACCACAAG CTGCTCGAGAAAGCACTTGGAGAATGCGGTGATAATTTGGATTCAGCCATCAGAAGTTTGAACGAGCTTCATATAGGATCTACTGATAATAACCTAGACTCTGCTCCAGCCAAATTTGATGTTACACCGGAAGCCAATGTTCAATCACGAG GTGCAGAGATTGCCGATGGAGAAGTTGGGGGTAGTGAGGAGCTATTAGCTCCACAGGACCCTCCCATGGATGGTGCTGACTGGGTGGAGCTGTTCGTGAGAGAAATGATGAGTTCTTCCAATGTAGATGATGCTAGAGCTCGTACTTCAAGAGTGCTTGAGGTTTTGGAGAGATCCATTCGTGCACGTTCAAGTGCAAGTGCAGAGGCAGCCCAAACCTTTCACCAG GAAAATATGATACTGAAGGAACAAGTGCAAGCACTTATTCAGGAAAATACAATTCTCAAGCGTGCAGTGTCTATTCAACATGATCGTCAGAAAGAGAATGAAGAAAGGAGCCAGGAGTTGCTACATCTGAAGCAAGTGGTGTCACAATACCAGGAGCAATTGAGAACACTAGAG GTGAATAACTATGCATTGACAATGCACCTGAAGCAGTCTCAGCAAAGCAACTCCATCCCAGGGCGTTTCCACCCCGATGTCTTTTAG
- the LOC122305164 gene encoding serine/threonine-protein kinase PBL34-like isoform X1: MEKKCGCWAVLRRGVRGACKPSASKDSANTIPRTSLVYDAGICIATETRYLNASNRELCPPGEAQLSSENPVPPSAESKTPCQLLQFSFQELKAATGNFRPDSILGEGGFGYVFKGWIEENGTAPAKPGSGITVAVKSLKPDGLQGHREWVAEVDFLGQLHHPNLVKLIGYCIEDDQRLLVYEFMTRGSLENHLFRRTIPLQWSSRIKIALGAARGLAFLHNGPEPVIYRDFKTSNILLDSEYNAKLSDFGLAKAGPQGDKTHVSTRVVGTYGYAAPEYVMTGHLTSKSDVYSFGVVLLEILTGRRSMDKKRPSGEQNLVVWARPHLADKRKLHQIVDPRLEMNYSLKGVQKVSQLAFNCLSKDSKSRPTMDEVVKVLTPLQDLSDLAINHSRLSQQGRRKKKDGTPQLTYNQSKNIRDSPLNIGKQHCR, encoded by the exons ATGGAGAAAAAGTGCGGGTGCTGGGCTGTGTTGAGACGCGGCGTTAGAGGTGCCTGCAAGCCCTCTGCTTCTAAAGACTCTGCTAATACAATCCCTCGTACTAGTCTAGTTTATGATGCAGGTATATGTATAG CTACTGAAACACGTTATCTAAATGCCAGCAACAGAGAACTCTGTCCTCCAGGTGAAGCTCAGCTATCTTCAGAGAATCCAGTTCCGCCATCAGCAGAAAGCAAAACTCCTTGCCAGCTGCTTCAGTTTTCATTTCAGGAACTAAAAGCTGCAACGGGGAACTTCAGACCTGATAGTATACTTGGGGAGGGTGGATTTGGATACGTGTTCAAAGGATGGATTGAGGAAAATGGGACAGCACCAGCGAAGCCTGGGTCAGGAATTACAGTTGCAGTCAAAAGCTTGAAGCCAGACGGTCTTCAGGGCCATAGAGAATGGGTG GCTGAGGTCGACTTCCTTGGGCAGCTCCACCATCCTAATCTTGTTAAACTTATTGGGTACTGCATTGAAGATGATCAACGGCTGCttgtttatgaatttatgaCCCGTGGAAGTCTTGAAAACCATCTTTTTAGAA GGACCATACCTCTTCAATGGTCCAGTAGGATTAAGATTGCACTTGGCGCAGCAAGAGGACTGGCGTTCCTCCATAATGGTCCTGAACCAGTAATATATAGAGACTTCAAGACATCCAATATTTTGCTTGATTCG GAGTATAATGCAAAGCTTTCAGATTTTGGTCTAGCCAAAGCTGGGCCTCAAGGAGACAAAACACATGTTTCTACCAGGGTTGTTGGAACTTATGGCTATGCAGCTCCAGAGTATGTAATGACAG GACACTTGACATCTAAGAGTGACGTTTACAGTTTTGGTGTCGTGCTACTCGAGATTTTAACGGGCAGAAGATCAATGGACAAGAAACGCCCTAGTGGAGAGCAAAATCTCGTTGTATGGGCTCGGCCACATCTAGCTGACAAGCGAAAGCTTCATCAAATAGTGGATCCTCGCTTGGAAATGAATTACTCTCTTAAAGGGGTGCAAAAAGTCTCTCAGTTAGCTTTCAACTGCCTCAGTAAGGACTCAAAATCCCGCCCTACAATGGATGAAGTTGTTAAAGTTCTGACTCCATTGCAGGATCTTAGCGATCTTGCTATCAACCATTCTCGTCTATCCCAACAAGGGAGACGCAAGAAAAAAGATGGAACCCCACAGCTCACCTACAACCAATCCAAGAACATCAGAGACTCTCCACTGAACATTGGCAAGCAGCATTGTAGATGA